TCAATTTCTCGAGAATTGCCTGTGTATGCCCGCCGTCACCCAAAGTACAGTCGACATACTCGCCATCTAACACAGTGACCAGATACTCTACAGCTTCCGATAGCATTACAGGGACATGATATTTTTCTGTCATATCCCCGCTTTACCGGCAATCTTGTTATATTTCGCCCCGCTTATCTTATCTCTATACAACTGCCACTTCTCCGGTGTCCATACTTCTATGCGGTCACCCACGCCGATGATCATAATGTTTTTCTTTATCCCTGCGAATTTCAGTAACATATTAGGAATTAACACACGCCGTTGCGTATCAAGCTTGATCTCCATAGCCATTGAAAAAAACACGCGTTTGAACGCCCTGTGTTCAGCTTCACCTATTTGACTCATATTCTGCAACCGTTCCGTGATATTGTTCCACGCAAATTCATTAAATAGAAATAAACACTGTTCCGTCCCGGCGGTTAATACCATGAATGCCGACTTATTTGTATCCCCGTTAAATCGCGCAGGAAGAATAAACCTGTTCTTTTCATCGAGCATATGCACAGACTGGCCTAATAACATACATTACTCTCCACTTTTCTCCACTTTACTACACTATATTATTTACATAAGCGTGCTCTTTTGTCAAGTATTTAATTTAAATAAAATATTAAAAGGAGAAACACTGAAGTTTAAAACAATAAATATGCCCCGGCAGTAAGATAAATCATAAGCCGAATTTTGTGCGTTAACAGGACATTTCTTTCCTGTTACGCCGACGCCATTTCTCTGGGTACCACATCGCTGCGGATACTCAACCGGCGCAAATTAGCTTCACGCCGATATGCGGCCTACTTTGGCAGGCGCTGTTTACTTGGCAAACACGCGCACACCATCTTTGGCCTTGCTCACAGGTAAGGATTTAGCCGTTTCACGTCGCGTCTTTAACAACGGACATTTCCCGTGATAAACGGGAAGTAAAGATTTTTCAATCTTTACCGTCACTGTTCGCACCTCTGCTAAAATAATGGAAATACCAAGTATATTCCATAATTCCAGCGGCCTGCTCTTAACAGGCTACCCTTTTTCACAACCGGAAGAACCGGAGCAAAGAGAGTTCGGACTTTCCTCCCTGGTAATCACTTACCGGGCGGCGCCGCAACTTACCATTACGTACCGGGGCATATTCATTATTTCAAATAACAAAAAATATTATTCCGGATAATACAATATACGCGAACAATTTTCGCAGAATACTATATTTTTATCTTTTTTTACATCGTTAAGCATATACGCGGGCAACAGTATCCTGCATCCACCGCAGGAATCGCCTTCTATCGGAACAATAACAAAACTTTTTAGTTTTCGTATCTGTTCATACTTAGAAATGATCCCAGGTTCTATTTTTTCAATATAACCCGGCCGCTGCTGAGATAATTGCTGGAGTTGAGTATTAAGTTCCACAACTCTTTTTTCAAAAATAGCAATTCTGTCATTGATTTTAGCTTCCTCAACTTTATACTTCTGCTCCTCAATCTTATTATCTTTATTAAGACTATCCCCGAGATCCATCAATTCCAGCATTTTTTCTTCAATCATACCTTTGTCAATCTTCGCTTTTTCTATCTCTGAGAGTAATGCGCGATACATTGAATTATCTTTCACCATATTAAGTTCAGTATTGTGTTTTTTAATAGCCTCTTCCTTATTAGACAGTTCAATATCCAGGCTTTTTTGTTCCAGTTTCAACTGCACAAAACTCTTCTTTTTGTCTTCCAGCATCAATTTCGCGTCATTTATAGCCAACCGTTCAGACTCAATTTCTTCAGGGATTTTTTTTAATTCAGCATTAACCGCATCAATTTGTGAATCAATCTTCTGCAGGTCTAGCAAAGCTCTCAATTGGTCGTTCACAATACCTTCCTTCCGTAAAAACTACCTATCCCAACAGTACCGGCGAGAAATTGGGCGATACAGGACTTGAACCTGTGACCTCTAGTATGTGAAACTAGCGCTCTAGCCAACTGAGCTAATCGCCCGGCAACTTATAACCCAACCTATGTTTATATTATCACTTATCACCAGAATACAAGTCAATATACAAATAACCGGTTACGGGCTTACCACCTGGAGTTTGACCGTGCCGATATTAAATCCGTACGGGCTTAGTAACCGCCCTATAAGCCAGATAACTTTCTTTAATTTCTCCTTCTTCTTAAGTCCCACCCGCACTTCCGCACCGGTATTTGAGAGGACATCGGTAGTAGTGGAAGATACGTGTACGTAATCATTGGGTTCCCACAATATTTTTGTGTTTATTTCAGCCTTAATTCTCACAACAGCTTCAGCTTCCCCCGGTTTTATCACCGCACTATCAGGTTCAAATACGCAATGCGCCGGAGTGAGATACATATTAGTAATTTCCCGAAGTTTTACAAATACTCCTTCATTAATACACAATGGGATAGACACCTTGCTTAATGACGGCCTCACGCGTTCAGTATATCCCACATTATCGGTAATAACCGCCCCATCATTCGATACTGATAATCCTGTATTGCCGATATTTTTATAAGGAAGCAACGCCAGAATCCTTGAATTATCCTTACTTGAAACAAACACATAAGACAAGACCCCGGGATTATAATTAATCTTATCTTCAAACGCAGGATCTTTTACGCAACCCTGTAACATTTCAATCGTAACTTTAATAGCCAAGTACTGCAATGACGGGAGACCGTGAGAACCTACTATCCCGCCGGGATATTGATCTGTTGAACCAACATTTTTGTTTTGTGCTGCAACCCACACAACATTCGTTATTCCCTCTGTGTTTTTGAACATAACAGCCGCACGGGTAATCAAACCAGCATA
The sequence above is a segment of the Elusimicrobiota bacterium genome. Coding sequences within it:
- the mraZ gene encoding division/cell wall cluster transcriptional repressor MraZ, producing MLLGQSVHMLDEKNRFILPARFNGDTNKSAFMVLTAGTEQCLFLFNEFAWNNITERLQNMSQIGEAEHRAFKRVFFSMAMEIKLDTQRRVLIPNMLLKFAGIKKNIMIIGVGDRIEVWTPEKWQLYRDKISGAKYNKIAGKAGI
- a CDS encoding C4-type zinc ribbon domain-containing protein; the protein is MNDQLRALLDLQKIDSQIDAVNAELKKIPEEIESERLAINDAKLMLEDKKKSFVQLKLEQKSLDIELSNKEEAIKKHNTELNMVKDNSMYRALLSEIEKAKIDKGMIEEKMLELMDLGDSLNKDNKIEEQKYKVEEAKINDRIAIFEKRVVELNTQLQQLSQQRPGYIEKIEPGIISKYEQIRKLKSFVIVPIEGDSCGGCRILLPAYMLNDVKKDKNIVFCENCSRILYYPE